In Leguminivora glycinivorella isolate SPB_JAAS2020 chromosome 19, LegGlyc_1.1, whole genome shotgun sequence, a single genomic region encodes these proteins:
- the LOC125236436 gene encoding uncharacterized protein LOC125236436 translates to MADEASIDNETLISLVEQSPVVWDRSNELYKNRVATQAAWRDIMIALDPTLETKDETTRQAFAKLIIQRWTYIRDTYHRSCKKIQDQKRSGSGSKITKPYLYSKQLRFLQKVIHPDQPITVVKIESNNSESDVYDNNLDANETWETNSTGTHEPPSSSKSTPERAPNTHTNADLPSHTKMMKMDTYLNNEPQTMNRHLSFFNGILPALDELHEDEVLDFQIGVLHLLKKIRSSRQNQNP, encoded by the exons ATGGCCGACGAGGCATCCATCGATAACGAAACATTAATTAGTTTAGTAGAACAAAGTCCCGTAGTGTGGGATAGAAGTAACGAACTTTATAAAAATCGCGTCGCGACTCAAGCGGCTTGGAGGGACATTATGATAGCATTGGATCCAACGCTCGAGACAAAGGATGAAACAACTAGGCAAGCTTTCG CTAAACTAATTATTCAGCGGTGGACCTACATAAGAGATACTTATCATAGATCATGTAAAAAGATACAAGACCAGAAGAGGTCAGGAAGTGGCAGCAAAATAACGAAGCCCTATCTGTATAGTAAACAATTACGCTTCTTGCAGAAAGTAATACATCCCGACCAGCCAATAACTGTCGTTAAGATCGAAAGTAACAATTCGGAATCCGATGTCTATGATAATAATTTGGATGCAAACGAAACTTGGGAAACAAATTCCACCGGGACACACGAGCCGCCCTCGTCGTCCAAGTCGACGCCCGAACGTGCGCcgaacacacacacaaatgCTGATCTCCCTTCACATACTAAGATGATGAAAATggatacttatttaaataatgaaCCGCAAACAATGAATCGGCACCTTTCATTTTTCAACGGGATATTACCAGCGTTAGACGAGTTACACGAAGATGAAGTCCTGGACTTCCAAATAGGAGTTCTGCACTTACTGAAGAAAATAAGAAGCTCTCGCCAAAATCAAAACCCGTAG